A window of Prevotella fusca JCM 17724 genomic DNA:
CTACGTGCAGCAACAGCATCACGTGCAGCCATTCCCAAGGTATTCAAACACACACCAATGTTATAGGCGACAGGAATGCTGCTCGGGTCAATCTCGTCAGCCTGCTTATAGGCATCAATAGCTTCTTCCCATCTCTCTGCGTGCATAGCTATTTCTCCCTTCAATATCCATGGCACTGTGGAATTTGTGTTTTCTTCCAGTATTCTATCTATAAAATCCTCGATATTGAACTTACGTGTAGGATTCTGATAGAATTTCATAATCCACGAGAAGTAAGTCTCATTCGTAGGGTCAGTGCGGTAAAGTCGTTGTATCACTGACAGATAGCGTAATGAATCCTCCTCATTCACCATCTTACCATACATACACTGAGCCTTGATTTCAGCTGCTGCCTGTGCCGATTCATCATACCGCATTGCTATATCAGCATATTCATCGGCTTTCTGCAAGTCACGTGCTTTCAAGTAATAATAAGCAATATAGTAAGCTGCTACACCCGACTCGTCTACATTATCTTTCACCAGCGATGATTTACGGGCTTTCAGATACAGTTTCAAGGCATCCAGCCCTTCTTGTCTCGTATAATTTCCTTTACTGAAATATTTACCCGCATCTATCAGCATCGGGTGCAGAAACGCAAGACGTTTCCTGTTTTCCTCCTCAAATTTAAGATTAACTTTTCCCTTTCGGTTAGGCATTCTGTCAAACTCATCACATTTCAATGAATACTCCACTCCATCAACAACAGATTTGAAGATGGCTACAGAGTCCCTATCCGAACGTTTCTCTACACGGGTAAAAGCCTCTTTGGCAAGGCGGTCAAAAGATTCAGCCTGCTTATGTACATCCTGTG
This region includes:
- a CDS encoding tetratricopeptide repeat protein, with product MKRLLILVISAFISWDVAEAQDVHKQAESFDRLAKEAFTRVEKRSDRDSVAIFKSVVDGVEYSLKCDEFDRMPNRKGKVNLKFEEENRKRLAFLHPMLIDAGKYFSKGNYTRQEGLDALKLYLKARKSSLVKDNVDESGVAAYYIAYYYLKARDLQKADEYADIAMRYDESAQAAAEIKAQCMYGKMVNEEDSLRYLSVIQRLYRTDPTNETYFSWIMKFYQNPTRKFNIEDFIDRILEENTNSTVPWILKGEIAMHAERWEEAIDAYKQADEIDPSSIPVAYNIGVCLNTLGMAARDAVAARRKNKETVSDDEYMRYFAEARTYLERVRARDPRRNRVDWVGPLYLDYTILNDKVKAEELEPLVTEFKK